From Parambassis ranga chromosome 9, fParRan2.1, whole genome shotgun sequence, the proteins below share one genomic window:
- the adra2b gene encoding alpha-2B adrenergic receptor has translation MASVLDGGCSMELNSWNSSASGSGASVPCNQSVLKLAPYSPEATAAFATAITLMVVFTIVGNIMVIIAVLTSRSLRGPQNLFLVSLAAADILVATLIIPFSLANELLGYWYFKSLWCEIYLALDVLFCTSSIVHLCAISLDRYLSISRVTYGRQRTPRRIKAAIVVVWLISAIISFPPLLSLNKSEGGDKAIERGPQCELNGERWYILYSTIGSFFAPCLIMILVYIRIYQIAKQRTRCPPGEPRKDGVGCATPSQPPRQVQANGKDEEESTPPSSNKTSNARPPTLAITPSPSLGESQTSQNPTPNNLLQPPCPSPAMTPVTTTVDTSPTPCSVPQSAPKTKQAGKKGKRMGGKKADNNNGDSSSTESDMEHSHGGGRGSTSMPGSPAGGGIHSPASVKRYRDMIATSKGARLVPGRKSKTENNPGAARRKAMVNREKRFTFVLAVVIGVFVVCWFPFFFSYSLQAVCPETCAIPDPLFKFFFWIGYCNSSLNPVIYTIFNKDFRKAFKKILCRSTKGTFF, from the coding sequence ATGGCCTCAGTTCTGGACGGCGGCTGCTCCATGGAGCTAAACAGCTGGAACAGCAGTGCAAGCGGCTCCGGAGCCTCCGTGCCCTGCAACCAGAGTGTCCTGAAGCTTGCACCGTATTCGCCTGAAGCCACGGCGGCCTTCGCCACTGCCATAACTTTGATGGTCGTCTTCACCATAGTGGGAAATATCATGGTTATCATCGCCGTCCTGACCAGTCGCTCTCTCAGAGGTCCGCAGAACCTGTTCTTAGTGTCtctggctgctgcagacattttaGTGGCCACACTCATCATCCCCTTCTCTCTGGCCAACGAACTGCTCGGCTACTGGTACTTTAAGTCCCTGTGGTGTGAAATTTACCTGGCGCTGGATGTGTTGTTCTGCACCTCCTCTATTGTGCACCTGTGCGCCATCTCATTGGACCGCTACCTGTCAATCTCCAGGGTTACGTATGGACGTCAGCGGACTCCCAGACGCATCAAAGCCGCTATTGTGGTGGTGTGGCTGATTTCTGCCATcatctccttccctcctctactctccttgaACAAAAGTGAGGGAGGTGACAAGGCAATTGAGAGAGGACCTCAGTGTGAATTGAATGGCGAGCGCTGGTACATCCTTTACTCCACCATTGGCTCCTTCTTCGCCCCATGCCTCATCATGATCCTAGTCTACATCCGAATTTACCAAATAGCCAAGCAGAGAACACGCTGCCCGCCTGGAGAGCCTAGGAAGGATGGGGTTGGCTGTGCAACACCAAGTCAGCCTCCACGACAAGTACAAGCCAACGGCAAGGATGAGGAAGAAAGTACGCCCCCTTCATCCAACAAAACTTCAAATGCCAGACCCCCCACCCTTGCCATCACCCCTTCTCCATCCCTAGGAGAGTCTCAAACTTCCCAGAATCCCACGCCCAATAATCTTCTGCAACCGCCATGCCCTTCTCCAGCCATGACCCCTGTTACAACCACCGTTGATACCTCTCCAACCCCCTGCTCTGTGCCTCAGTCTGCCCCTAAGACTAAGCAGGCAGGGAAGAAGGGCAAACGTATGGGAGGGAAAAAGGCTGACAATAATAATGGTGACAGCTCGAGCACAGAGAGCGACATGGAGCACAGCCATGGAGGAGGCCGTGGCAGCACCAGCATGCCAGGATCACCTGCCGGAGGGGGAATCCACTCCCCGGCATCAGTCAAGCGATACCGTGACATGATCGCCACATCAAAGGGGGCTCGGCTAGTGCCAGGGAGAAagtcaaaaacagaaaacaacccTGGAGCAGCAAGGCGTAAAGCAATGGTTAACAGAGAGAAGCGCTTCACCTTTGTTCTGGCAGTGGTCATTGGCGTCTTTGTGGTGTGCTGGttccccttcttcttctcttactCCCTGCAGGCAGTTTGCCCAGAAACCTGCGCAATTCCAGATCCACTCTTtaagttcttcttctggattgGTTACTGCAACTCTTCACTCAACCCTGTCATATACACCATCTTCAACAAAGACTTCAGAAAGGCCTTCAAAAAGATATTGTGCAGAAGCACCAAGGGCACTTTCTTTTAG